A portion of the Deinococcus peraridilitoris DSM 19664 genome contains these proteins:
- a CDS encoding GGDEF domain-containing protein, protein MPRTSHQRQQLAFLFFAVVVLCALVFFAARALNDGFGNSEAVTHQARTQLETPLRLQKLMQMSIMRVHHFHIRGHHDEAAHFERERQAVDSLFAEAFSARNGPDVRDLEMARGHWNEAVENARKVLALVAPTSVPLDRIHADIQQIDMAVMMASDAIGRVHERDRGQISRRAEEAAHHNRSLVRMVLGAFTLTLLAVSAAGITVYRSQVVFRELSARDGLTGLLNRREFHRQLQRQLAQNSRPGHACSLILLDIDHFKSVNDTYGHQFGDTVLQLISQCITREVRGGDLVARFGGEEIVVILPGATSNEAGVIAGRIHRAIASAACTAPDGSCVRLTVSIGIASFPEDAHTEDSLIRAADQAMYDAKSRGRNQVRRHAEWATFLHPSSGALSGPLPET, encoded by the coding sequence GTGCCCCGGACTTCTCACCAACGTCAGCAACTGGCGTTCTTATTCTTTGCTGTCGTGGTGCTGTGTGCGCTTGTATTCTTTGCAGCCCGCGCCTTGAACGACGGCTTTGGTAATTCGGAAGCCGTTACGCATCAGGCACGCACGCAGCTCGAAACGCCCCTGCGCCTGCAAAAGCTGATGCAGATGAGCATCATGCGCGTGCATCACTTCCATATTCGGGGGCATCACGACGAAGCAGCACACTTCGAACGCGAGCGGCAGGCCGTGGACAGCCTGTTTGCCGAAGCCTTTTCGGCACGCAACGGCCCGGATGTCCGGGACCTCGAAATGGCCCGGGGACATTGGAACGAAGCCGTCGAAAACGCGCGCAAAGTGCTCGCGCTTGTCGCTCCGACAAGCGTCCCGCTCGACCGGATTCACGCCGACATACAACAGATCGACATGGCAGTCATGATGGCCAGCGACGCCATCGGCCGCGTTCACGAACGCGATCGCGGTCAGATTTCCCGCCGTGCCGAGGAAGCTGCACACCACAACCGCTCGCTCGTCCGAATGGTCCTCGGCGCCTTCACATTGACCTTGCTGGCGGTCAGCGCCGCCGGCATCACGGTGTACCGCAGTCAGGTCGTCTTCAGGGAACTCTCGGCGCGAGACGGCCTGACCGGTCTGCTCAACCGGCGCGAATTTCACCGGCAACTGCAGCGGCAGTTGGCGCAGAATTCCCGCCCAGGCCATGCGTGCTCCCTGATCCTGCTGGACATCGATCACTTCAAGAGCGTCAATGACACGTACGGCCACCAATTCGGCGACACGGTACTGCAGCTGATTTCCCAATGCATCACTCGCGAGGTGCGCGGCGGTGACCTCGTCGCCCGATTCGGCGGCGAAGAGATCGTCGTGATTCTGCCTGGCGCCACCAGCAACGAAGCCGGCGTCATCGCCGGCCGAATCCACCGGGCCATCGCTTCGGCAGCCTGCACCGCACCCGATGGTTCGTGCGTGCGTTTGACGGTCAGCATCGGTATTGCGAGTTTCCCTGAGGATGCGCACACAGAGGACTCGCTGATTCGCGCCGCGGACCAGGCCATGTATGACGCCAAGTCACGAGGTCGCAATCAGGTGCGTCGCCACGCGGAGTGGGCCACGTTCTTGCACCCATCCTCCGGCGCGCTTTCCGGTCCGCTTCCCGAAACCTGA
- a CDS encoding DUF1028 domain-containing protein: MHQNLPARPVSTFSIVARDEQSGDFGVAVASKFLAVGAVVPSARAGIGAVATQSYANLRFGPQGLALLAQGASPQAVLEAFRRTDSQLASRQFGLVAASGEALSFTGEDCHPWAGGLQEHNVAVQGNLLAGPEVVQQMLNAYQQGWAQPFAHRLLAALQAGDRAGGDRRGRQSAALLVVGEAKGYGGMSDVWIDLRADDHPAPTEELSRLLHIHELLFSRPVETRPLGPDEIKWLQALLKRVGFRDDSASGAWDERTEAGLRALYGAENLEERWVAGGLVDPVAWNYFRSRFDAPDTDTGRSPL; the protein is encoded by the coding sequence ATGCACCAGAACCTTCCGGCCCGACCGGTTTCGACCTTTTCGATTGTGGCGCGCGACGAGCAGAGCGGCGACTTCGGCGTTGCGGTGGCCAGCAAGTTTCTGGCCGTTGGCGCGGTCGTGCCCTCGGCGCGGGCAGGCATAGGCGCCGTGGCGACCCAGTCGTACGCCAACTTGCGTTTCGGGCCGCAGGGACTGGCCCTGCTCGCCCAGGGCGCATCTCCTCAGGCGGTTCTGGAGGCGTTTCGCCGCACCGATTCACAGCTGGCTTCGCGGCAGTTCGGGCTGGTCGCGGCGAGCGGTGAAGCGCTCAGCTTCACGGGTGAGGACTGCCATCCGTGGGCGGGGGGACTGCAGGAGCACAATGTGGCCGTGCAGGGCAACCTGCTGGCCGGTCCGGAAGTCGTGCAGCAGATGCTGAATGCCTACCAGCAGGGCTGGGCACAACCTTTCGCGCACCGCCTGCTGGCGGCCCTGCAGGCAGGCGACCGGGCCGGTGGGGACCGTCGGGGCCGTCAGTCCGCTGCCCTGCTGGTGGTGGGCGAGGCCAAGGGCTACGGCGGCATGAGTGACGTCTGGATCGATTTGCGTGCTGACGATCATCCGGCGCCCACGGAAGAGCTTTCCCGGTTGCTGCACATTCACGAACTGCTTTTCAGCCGCCCGGTGGAAACCCGTCCGCTGGGCCCGGATGAAATCAAGTGGCTTCAGGCCTTGCTGAAGCGCGTCGGCTTTCGTGACGACTCCGCGTCTGGAGCGTGGGACGAACGGACGGAGGCGGGGCTGCGCGCCTTGTACGGCGCGGAAAACCTGGAAGAGCGCTGGGTTGCCGGAGGACTTGTCGACCCGGTCGCATGGAACTATTTCCGTTCCCGTTTCGATGCCCCGGATACCGACACGGGTCGGTCACCACTGTAA